Genomic segment of Paenalkalicoccus suaedae:
ACAATATAAGAGCCATTCTCTTCCACGTTCTGAATCATATCTCGTACATAATCTTCCGTAATATGTTTTTTTGTAAGTAGCGGTTCTGCAGCTACTTTGATCGATTCCTCCCATGTAGGGATGCCCTCTTTAAAGTGAATATTGCCTTTTAATAAGTCTTGTAACATAGCTAACTGCCTCCTTAAAATCTCTTCTTCATGATGATATACTATCAGCTATTTCTTTTAAAAACGTATATTCATTTAGGATACTCGTAAGAAGCTCCTTTTCTTCAATCTTACTGAACGTTCGCACCGCTTTTTCTATCCCATTGTCTCGGATAAAGTCTTGGAGCTTAGCGGATTCCTCGTCTTCTGGGACGTCGAATAAATATCCTGCTGCAATGGATTTTGCCAAAGATTTAACCGAATGGCCTACTTTAATTAGCGTTAGTGCCGGCGTGACAATTCGCTCATTCGCGCCTAACTTACGAATCGGAGCTCGACCGACGCGACTGACAGGATCCGACACGTTTGGATTGGTGAACCGTGTTAGCGTCACATCGACAAATTGATACAATTCCTCGATATCCTGTCCATGTTTGAGTGAGACATAGGTAGCAGCTTCACGCATGGCGCCCATGACAACAGTCTTTATATCGTCATTTTCTAGCGATTCTCGAATTGTCGTGTAGCCAATTAAATGTCCCAAATAGGCAGTCGTCGCATGTCCTTGATTAACAATATATAGCTTCCTGTCAATGTATGGCGCTAAGGATTTCGTATAGTGCACCCCTTTTAATGGAGCAAGTCCATCATCCATGCACGCAGATTCGTCAATAACCCACTCATAAAATGGCTCGACTAGCAGAATATCTCCGTCTTCACTCGTGCTTGATAATGCAAGCCGATCTACCGCTGTATTAGGGAACGAGGTAAAAGCTTCAAGCTCTTCTTTCTCTTTTTCAGAAACGTGTTTGTACACTTCTTCCTTCAGGATAGAACTCGCATTTATCGCGTTCTCATTCGCAAATACGTTCAGCTTCTTCTTGCCGGCTGCGCTCCGCTTCATAAGCCCTTCTGCAAGCACTGCAGCTATTTTGGTCAAATTATCAACGCCAACAGAAGTCGTAATCACATCCGCTCGTGCAATCGTATCAATGACATCCTGCTTTTGCGTGATACTGTTTAGAGCGTAAGCAGGCGCTACTTCTTGCTTACTCCGTGTCTTATCTAATAGCTCTATGTCATAGCTTCGTTTCGTATTAATCTGGTCAATGTGCAATTGGTTAACATCAACAAAGCAAAGATCATATCCATTTTTACTTAACACGTAGCCAATAAAGCCCTTCCCTATGTTACCAGCTCCAAAATGTAACGCTAACAAGGTAGATCCCCCTCTCCGATTTCGATCTTACTCTAAGTTTGCGTGGTATTCCCAAAGTTCCTTCATATTGATCTGATTTTCTTTAATCATCATGAGTGCTAATGTATCTCCTAACACTAATAAGCTTTGTTCAAATAAACTTGTCATGGGCTGAATAGATGGAATTTCGTTCGGTAAGTCCAGTTTCGTTTGAACAGGGATTCGCACAAATTCATCGGCAAATTCTCTCATGGAACTCTCAGGATTCGCTCCGATATGGACAACTCGCGCGTTGTGTTGCTTTGCCTTCTTTGCAATAATTAGTGGAAATGCCGTCTCCCCACTACCTGATCCAACAATTAAAAGGTCCTTCTCTGTAATTGCTGGCTCTGTGATCTGTCCAACAAGATACGTGTCGACACCAAGGTGCGCTAGTC
This window contains:
- the hxlB gene encoding 6-phospho-3-hexuloisomerase; its protein translation is MTHYHESVKEITQELQSTLASVSEEEVEKLLKEINKANKVFFVGVGRVFLSLQSVAKRLAHLGVDTYLVGQITEPAITEKDLLIVGSGSGETAFPLIIAKKAKQHNARVVHIGANPESSMREFADEFVRIPVQTKLDLPNEIPSIQPMTSLFEQSLLVLGDTLALMMIKENQINMKELWEYHANLE
- a CDS encoding mannitol-1-phosphate 5-dehydrogenase; its protein translation is MLALHFGAGNIGKGFIGYVLSKNGYDLCFVDVNQLHIDQINTKRSYDIELLDKTRSKQEVAPAYALNSITQKQDVIDTIARADVITTSVGVDNLTKIAAVLAEGLMKRSAAGKKKLNVFANENAINASSILKEEVYKHVSEKEKEELEAFTSFPNTAVDRLALSSTSEDGDILLVEPFYEWVIDESACMDDGLAPLKGVHYTKSLAPYIDRKLYIVNQGHATTAYLGHLIGYTTIRESLENDDIKTVVMGAMREAATYVSLKHGQDIEELYQFVDVTLTRFTNPNVSDPVSRVGRAPIRKLGANERIVTPALTLIKVGHSVKSLAKSIAAGYLFDVPEDEESAKLQDFIRDNGIEKAVRTFSKIEEKELLTSILNEYTFLKEIADSISS